A genomic segment from Streptomyces antibioticus encodes:
- the yczE gene encoding membrane protein YczE — protein MRIQSTPQSVTGQSTSTTGGYHVPARGRLTRRLVQLYAGLALYGASSALLVEAGLGLEPWNVLHQGLAELTGLTIGAVSIVVGAAVLLLWIPLRQRPGLGTVSNVFVVGLAMDGALALLPEAHSLAVRVPLLVAGVVLNGAATGLYIAAAFGPGPRDGLMTGLHRRTGRSIRLMRTAVEVTVVVTGFLLGGTIGVGTLLYAVSIGPLAQFFLRMFAVPTASRGSAVVATGSPHGAILRP, from the coding sequence ATGAGGATTCAGTCCACGCCACAGAGTGTCACGGGTCAGTCCACTTCCACCACAGGGGGGTACCACGTGCCGGCCAGGGGACGTCTCACTCGACGGCTGGTCCAGCTCTACGCCGGACTCGCGCTCTACGGCGCCAGCTCGGCCCTGCTCGTCGAGGCGGGCCTGGGTCTCGAACCCTGGAACGTGCTCCACCAGGGCCTGGCCGAACTGACCGGTCTGACGATCGGGGCCGTCTCGATCGTGGTGGGCGCGGCGGTGCTGCTGCTGTGGATCCCGCTGCGCCAGCGCCCGGGCCTGGGCACCGTCTCCAACGTCTTCGTGGTCGGCCTGGCGATGGACGGCGCGCTCGCCCTGCTTCCCGAGGCGCACTCCCTGGCCGTCCGGGTCCCGCTGCTGGTGGCCGGGGTCGTGCTCAACGGGGCGGCCACCGGCCTCTACATCGCCGCCGCCTTCGGGCCGGGCCCGCGCGACGGGCTGATGACCGGGCTGCACCGGCGCACCGGCCGCTCGATCCGGCTGATGCGCACCGCGGTGGAGGTGACGGTCGTCGTCACGGGCTTCCTGCTCGGCGGCACGATCGGGGTCGGGACGCTGCTGTACGCGGTGTCGATCGGCCCGCTCGCGCAGTTCTTCCTGCGGATGTTCGCCGTTCCGACGGCATCCCGCGGTAGCGCGGTCGTTGCCACCGGGTCACCCCATGGGGCGATACTGCGTCCGTGA
- a CDS encoding glycerophosphodiester phosphodiesterase, whose translation MTTLIRHPYLDHPGPLAFAHRGGAADGLENTTAQFRRAVEAGYRYIETDVHTTRDGKLVAFHDATLDRVTDGAGRIAELPWADVRHARVRGEEPVPLFEELLETFPEVRWNVDVKAEPALHPLLNLIARADAWDRVCVGSFSEARVVRAQRLAGPRLATSYGTRGVLNLRLRSWGVPAALRRSAVAAQVPETQSGIQVVDSRFVRAAHARGLQVHVWTVNEPERMHRLLDLGVDGIMTDHIDTLREVMEDRGVWV comes from the coding sequence GTGACGACCCTCATACGCCACCCGTACCTCGACCATCCGGGCCCCCTCGCGTTCGCGCACCGCGGCGGTGCCGCCGACGGTCTGGAGAACACGACGGCGCAGTTCCGGCGCGCGGTCGAGGCGGGCTACCGCTACATCGAGACCGACGTGCACACCACCCGGGACGGCAAGCTCGTCGCCTTCCACGACGCGACACTGGACCGGGTGACCGACGGCGCGGGCCGGATCGCCGAGCTGCCCTGGGCGGACGTGCGGCACGCGCGTGTGCGGGGCGAGGAGCCGGTGCCGCTCTTCGAGGAGCTGCTGGAGACCTTCCCCGAGGTGCGCTGGAACGTCGACGTGAAGGCGGAGCCGGCCCTGCACCCGCTGCTGAACCTGATCGCGCGCGCGGACGCCTGGGACCGGGTGTGCGTCGGTTCCTTCTCCGAGGCCCGCGTGGTGCGCGCCCAGCGGCTGGCCGGCCCGCGCCTGGCCACGTCGTACGGCACGCGCGGGGTGCTCAATCTGCGGCTGCGGTCCTGGGGGGTGCCCGCGGCGCTGCGCCGGTCGGCCGTCGCCGCCCAGGTGCCCGAGACCCAGTCGGGCATCCAGGTGGTGGACTCCCGCTTCGTCCGCGCCGCCCACGCGCGCGGGCTCCAGGTGCATGTGTGGACGGTCAACGAACCGGAGCGGATGCACCGGCTCCTGGATCTGGGAGTCGATGGCATCATGACCGATCACATCGACACGTTGCGCGAGGTCATGGAGGACCGGGGCGTCTGGGTCTGA